The segment TCCAGCTTCATGGCGGTCGTGAGCTGCGTGACGAGCAGTGGCCAGTCCTCCTTGCGCGGCGCAATCCGCACTACGCTTCGTACATCGGACTTTGCTTCAAGGGCTCCGCCACCTCAGGTCCCATTGCATCCATACTCGCGGTCATCTCCGGATACCAACCGCTGCGCTTGAAGACCGTTGAGACCAGAGCGAGCCGTTCCACCAATTCGGGATGCTGGATGGCCGTGCGCAACGCTACCGCGCCGCCCAGCGAGAAACCCATGATCGCGGCACGCTCGAGCTTGAGTTCCGCAATCAGCGCCGCGATGTCATCGGCCATCGTCTCGAAGCGCATCGGCCGATCAACGGCGGGCGATCGGCCGTGGGACTGGAGATCCACGCCGATGACGCGATGCCCGCCAGCAAGAAGCTCCACATTAGGGCCGAACATCTCAACCGACCCGAAGCCGCCGTGCAGCAGGACGAGTGGGGAGCCCGTTCCGAAGATTTGATAAGCGAGTTGGATGCCGTTCACGTGCGCGATCGTGGAGACACTCGTATCTGTTGTCATTTCGCCCTCAATCTAGCGGTTCAGCCGCCGGTACCGGGGCTACGAGTCCCTGGCGCATTACTCTCTATGGAAAGCAATGTCGAAACCGAACCGCGCGGAGCTCATCACCCGGTATCGGGAAGGCCCCGCCGTGTTGGCGGACGCGGTGTCTCGCCTGAGCGAGAGGCAGCTCGACCACAAGCCCGCAGACGGGGGCTTCTCGGCACGCGAGGTGGTGCACCACACGGCAGATAGCGAAATGACCTCGGCCATCCGCCTTCGCCGGCTGGTCGCCGAGGATAATCCCCAGATCACAGGCTACGATCCCGACTTGTTCGCGGCACGTCTTCACTACGCCCGCCGTCCAGTGCAGCCATCACTCGACGCCATTAGGGCTGCACGGGAATCAACTGCGTCAATCCTCGAGGCCCTTAGCGAGGCGGAGTGGGAGCGGGCCGGCACGCACAGCGAACTGGGCGCATATTCGGTCGATAAGTGGCTCGAGATATATGCTGCCCACTGCCACGACCACGCCGACCAGGCACGCCGCGCAGCAGAAGGGGCGGATTAGCCAGCGATAGAACTACGCCTTCGTGACCGCGGCGATCAGGCGGCGCGCGCGCTCGAATTCGTCCGGCGTCCGCATCGTAGGGTTGCCGAAGGTGAAGCCCTCGATGCCGGCGGCGATGAAGTCTTGCAGGATCTCGGCAGCCTGTTCGGGGGTGGCCGGCTGGAACATTACCCGCCGCTCGGGCGGCATCCGTTCCATCACGGTCTTGACCTGTCCCTCGTTTTCTACCAGGACGACCGGGGAGCCCATGGTCTTGGTGATGGTGCCCGGGTCCCGGCCCTCTTCTTCGCAGTAGCGGTTCAGGATTTCAATCTTCCGTTTGATGTCCGCCAACGGGCCGAACCAGTGCGACATATCGGCGTAGCGCGCGACCAGGCGCAAGGTGCGCTTCTCGCCGCCACCGCCGACCATGATCTTCGGTCCACCAGGTTGCAGCGGGCGTGGGTTGTTGAGCGCGCGGTCGATGCGGTAATGCGTGCCGCTGAAGGACGGCCGCTCCTGGGTGAACATTAGCTTGATGATGTTCAGCGCCTCGTCGAGCCGGTCCATACGCTCGCGGATCGGCGGAAACGGAAAGCCGAACCCGACATGCTCGGACTCGTTCCAGGCGGCGCCGATGCCACAGATCATGCGCCCCTTCGATATCACGTCGAGCGTCGTAACCATTTTGGCCACAAGGGCCGGGTTGCGATAGGTCACGCCTGTCACGAGCGTTGCCAGACGTATGCGGCTCGTCTCCCGAGCCAGCGCCCCAAGCGTCGAATAGGCCTCGAGCATCGGCTCCTCCTCCTTGCCGATGGGAGTGATTTGGTAGAAGTGGTCCATCACCGTCACCAGCTCGAAGCCAGCGTTTTCCGCCGAACGCGCAAGCCCGGCTGCGTGATCGAAGAGCTGGTCCGGGGGAACACCCGGAAACGTGAAGCTGGGCATGTGATAACCAAAGAAGGGCATACCGTTCATGATGCCAGCCGGGCGCCGCGGAGCGGAGGTTTTGAATTACGCCAGCGATTGTTCCGTGTTAGCGGCCCGCTCAGCTGGCTCTTGGCACCAGGCTCACTGTCAAGTTGTCGAATCGATAACGTCGCGGACGATGCCAGCAACCTGCGTGAGGAAAGCCTTCGCACCGTTATCCGACGGGTCTTCCAGCGGCCAATTCGCGTCCCAAGCGACCAGTCGCGCCAGTGTGCCGTCGGGATAGTTCTCCCGCAAGACGACCTGCAACGCGGCGAGCGATTGCTCTAGTTGATGGGGATTCCGGCGTGCCACGTGGGCCAGCTCACTTCTGACCTGCTCGAGACCATCGGTATCGGCCCAGTAGCCGTGGACGAACGACCTGGTCGCCTCCAACGCGTCCTTCGCGTGGGCTGAGAGCCGCGGTGTTTCGCCGGCTATGTCAGCCTCCAAGGCCGCCGGGGACGCCGGTCGGAAAGGCGGTAAGCACGTAAAAGCCTGCCGGCGGGCCGGGAATGTGAATCAGCGTCAGGGTCACCCAGCTGGTGGCATGCGGTTCCGGCTGCGGCGCAGGTCCGAGTCCCAGGGCGCCGGCGTTGAAGCGCTGAATATCCCCCGGTTGCCACCCCGCGGCAAGTTAGTGCCCGGCCAGACTTTCGGGCAGAATCCGCTGCCCGATTGTCTGGCGGACGGTCAGATCGCGCGCGAAGCGACGTAGGAGACCATCCGCTCGACCTTGATCTTTCCGTCGTCGTCCAATAGCCAGGTCTGCGCGGAGGGCAACAGCTTCGGCCCGATCGGGCCGCCCTCGGTGCTGACTTCATACATGATCAGCGCGTTCCGCTCATCGCCCATGGTGGCGATCAGGCGCAGGCTGCCGGGCACGACTTGTCGTGCGAATTGCGTCAGGCCTCTCGGGGCGTCCATGTACTCGTCGATGCCCACGAGGTTCGCGGCCGGACTGTAGAACTGCACGTCCTTCGCTAGGTTGCCGCGCACGGTGTCGAAGTCGTGATTGGTCCACGCCTCCAGGTGGGACCGGGCGAGGGCGACCGCCCGCGACTCCGTTTTGGTTCTCGCATTGCTCTCGGACATCGGTTCCTCCTCCTGTGTCTTGACCTCAGAGCCCCGCTCTAGTACGCTCAACCAAGTGGTTGAATATTCTACTCGACAGCTCGATGCCGTGTACGCGGCGATTGCCCATCCGGTGCGCCGGCGGGTTCTCGATCAACTCCGGCCGCGTGACGCGACCGTGACCCAGATCGCCGCGGCGCACCCGATCTCCCTGGCGGCCGTCTCCAAGCACATTCGCGTCCTCGAAGATGCGCACCTCGTGCGGCGAACGATCGTGGGTCGCGAGCATCGCCTTACCCTCGAGCCGGCGCCACTCGCTTCGGCGGCGGGCTGGCTCGGCACGTACCGGCAGTTCTGGGAAGAGCGTCTCGATCTCCTCGAGGCCAGGCTCCGCGCCCGGAAGCGGCGGTGATCGACGCCCAGGCGATCGAGATCCATCGCCGCCTGCCTGCCCCGATCGGCGAGGTCTTCCGCTGGTGGACGGAGCCCGACCTGCTGCAGGAGTGGATGACGCCGATCGGCACCATCGAAGCCGACGTCGATCTTCGTGTCGGTGGGCGGTTGCGCATCGTCATGAAGGGCGAGGGCCGCGTGATCGAACACACCGGTGAATACCTGGAAATCGATCCTCCGCGCCGCCTGGTTTTCACCTGGGTTTCGCCCTACACCGGCAGCGTGCCCAGCGTCATCACCGTGGAGCTCAGCGACGCCGGCGACGGTCTCACCGACCTGCGCCTGGTCCACGCGCAATTACCCGATGAAGCCGCCCGCTGGCATCGTGGGGGATGGGACGCAATGCTCGACCGCCTAGGTGGCCGTCTGCACGAGAAGGAGGGACTGTATCGTGCCGGTTGACGTGCTCACCGAGACGGTGATCGATCGCCCGCCCGCCCAAGTCGCTGCCTACGCGGGCGATCCATCCAATGCGCCGCGGTGGTACGTCAACATCAAGTCAGTCGAGTGGAAAACGCCGCCGCCGATGCGCATCGGATCACAGCTTGCCTTCGTCGCGCAGTTCCTCGGCCGCCGGCTCGCCTACACCTACGAGGTGATCGACCTCGTTCCGGGCCGTCGCCTCGTGATGAAGACTGCTCAAGGCGCCTTCCCGATGGAGACCACCTATACCTGGGAGCCGGTAGGCGAGAGGCAGACGCGGATGACCCTGCGCAATCGCGGCGAACCCGCGGGGTTCTCCAAGATCGCGGCGCCCTTCATGGCGGCGGCCATGCGTCGCGCAAATCGGAAAGATCTCGCCCTCCTCAAGATGCTGCTGGAACGACCGGCCTAGCGCCCGCCTTCCCAGCGCCGCGATCAAGCGGTCAACAGTTGCTGACACGGTGTGCGCGCTCTTAACCGTTGTCAGCGACATTTCTTCGACCCAATCTGATCTTTCTCCGAGGAGAGTTATGCGTCAGCGAATGCTGTCCCAGAGTTGGCGCTCGTTAGCCGCCGGGTCGTTCACGACCTTCCCGCCCGCCTCGTCGAAGCGCATCACCGACCGCGTGAGTGAATGGTAGGGCGACCATCCGGGTGATCCATTAGTGGCGAACCCGACCCACGCGCGGTGCATCACGTCGGCAAGCGCTTGCGGCGGTCTGTCGCCGGCCAGGCCCATGGCGCCTTCGCGTCGCAGATTATCGAAGACGAATCCGATTTCGACCGCATGCGCAGCTCCAAACCGACCGTCGAAGAGCGGCGAGCGCCAGGCGAACTCATACATATGCGTCGACCCACCGTTCTTGGCGTGGGCCTCTGCGAGCCGGATGGCAGGAATACGAAAGAACCAGTCCGTGATCATCGCGGCGAGAAGGTCGCCGGCTGTTGCCTGCGGTCGGGATGCGCGGTAGACCGGCAGGGCTTGCTCGACATCGAGGCCCATGACGCGGGCCATGCTCGACAGACGGTCCGCGGTGACGCGGTCGATCGCGCCCCCGGGAACGAGGAAAAAGCGCCACTCCTCCGTGGTCGTGCCGACCATCAGCTCGATGTCAGCACTTGCTCCCGCAACGACACGCTCGATGGGCCTTGCCGGAACCACCTCGCCGTCGACGACCGGCTCGAAGATCATCCCATTGGCCGCCACCTCGCCCCATCGTGCGGGGTCTGGCCGGATGGCGAGCTCCTGCCCTAACGCGGCCTGCGCCTCGACGAGGCGATCCAGAGGGACGGCCGCGATCGACGGCATCGTCGGCGCCACGCCGAGCTTGTCGGCAAGATTGCGCCCGACCAGCTGGGCGGTTGCCAGCGAGCTCGTGTGGTGTCCCGCCCCGCTTTGCGCGATCGCTCGTTGGAACAGGCCTTCCGCACGTGGCATCGAGAGCAACGTGGCCACGCTGAACGCGCCCGCCGACTCACCAAAGATCGTGACCCGGGCCGGGTCACCGCCGAAAGCCCGGATGTTCTCCTGCACCCATTGCAGCGCGGCGATCTGGTCGAGCAGCCCCCGGTTCGCGATCCCGTCGCCGAGGTACAGAAAGCCGTCCGCTCCCAGTCGGTAGTTGAGCGTGACGCAGACCACGCCATCGCGAGCAAAGCGGGTGCCATCGTAGGTTGGGAGCGCACCGGAGCCTCGGACAAAGGCGCCGCCGTGGATCCACACCATGACGGGCAGACCGCCACTGCTCGGGTCTGGCGTCCACACGTTGAGGTTGAGGCAGTCCTCTCGCGGACGGCCTTGATCACCAAGGAGCTGATCGAAGGGCGGTGCGTAAGGCGGTTGCGGCGCGACGCGGCCATACTCGAGCGCGTCGCGCACACCGTCCCACGTCTGCGGAGGCCGTGGAGGTTGGAACCGATTCGGTCCGAACGGTGGCAGGGCGTAGGGAATTCCCTTGAACGCCGCCACGCCGTCGGTCACATGACCGCGAACCCGGCCCTGCCGAGTGGTCACCACGAAGTTGCCCGCCGCGATGCTCATGGCTCGCCTCCCAGTTAGGGTCCGCCGGTTGCGTAGATTGTCTGCCCGGTCACAAAGCTCGCATCGTCGCTGCAGAGAAAAGTGATGACGCCGGCAATATCGTCGGCCCGGCCGATCCGACGTAACGGGGTGCGTTCGGCCGCTGCCTTTTTCAAGTCCGCGTAGTCGATCCCGGTGCGTTGCGCAACCGCCTGCGTCATCCGGGTCTCGATGAACCCGGGTGCGACCGTGTTGACATTGATGTTGAAGGGACCCAGCTCGATCGCCAGCGTCCGCGCCATTCCCTGGATGCCCGCCTTGGCCGCCGAGTAATTGACCTGCCCGCGGTTGCCCAACGCCGAATTGGACGACAAAAACACCATCTTGCCCCGTCGTGCCGGGACCATCACCCGCTGCGCCGCCTGCGCACAGAGAAACGTGCCCTTGAGGTGCGTGTCGACGACAAGGTCCCAGTCGCTATCGGTCATTTTGTGAACCAGGTTGTCGCGGAGGATGCCCGCGCAGGTAACGAGGATATCGAGGCTCGCGTACTCCTTCACGGCGCGGTCGACGAGGGCTTCCACCGAGAGGCGATCCGTCACGTCGCAGGCGACCGCCAGAGCCGCTGCGCCGTGGCTTCGGATCTGCGCGGCGACCGCTTCCGCCGGTTCGAGATCCAGGTCGGAGATCACGACCTTCGCGCCGTCGGCGGCGAAACGCGTCGCCGTGGCTGCCCCGATCCCTCGCCCGCCGCCCGTCACCAACGCGGTCTGCCCCTCGAATCGTCCGCTCATGTGATGTCAACCTCCGCCTCGCCGACGGTGACCCGTTCGGCTCGTTGATTTTCCGCCCAGACCTCGAGGTGAAGCCGCCGCCCGGCATCGCGTGTGGTTTGCTCTTTCACGCGGGCCCGGCAGGTCAGCGTGTCACCGGGCCGGACCATTTCGACGAAGCGGACTGAAAGCCGTCGCACCGATTCCGGCCCGGCCAGCCAGCACAGATACTCGCCCAGGAACGCCATGCTCAGCATGCCATGCGCGATGACGCCCTCGAGTCCGACCGTTCGCGCCGTCTCGTCGTCCGTGTGGATCAGGTTGAAGTCGCCCGAGGCGCCCGCGTACTTTACGAGCTGCATCTTGGTGATCGGCGGCTTGCGAAGGTCCGGCAGGACACTGCCGCTTTCGAGGTCCGGCCGCGCCGCAAGCAGCGGACCGGTCATCGCAGGATGGCGGTGGTCGTTCCGCTGAACACGGGGCTGTCCGACTCATCCGTGCCTTCCATCCGCAGGATGAGAAACGTCATCTCGCCGAGGCGGCCCTGACGCCGATAGACGTTGGCGACTCGCACTCGGCAGCGCACGCGATCGCCCGCCCGAAGGGGCTTTTCATACCGGTACTCCTGGGCGCCGTGCAGCACGCGCGCCAGGTCGAAGGTCACGCCGGGGATCGTCATCCGAAAGGTGGTCGGAAAGGTGGGCGGCGCGATATCGCCGCGCACGCATGACGGCGTCTGGTCTTGCACAGCGTCGGCAAATTTTCGGATGGCGCCTCGCTCCACCTCGAAGAGGGCGACCTCGGACTCGCGTCCGATCAGCTCGCTGGTCAGGGCCGGAGGGTGATCCATGATCGGTCCAGGGCCTTTACGTCGCGGCCGCCAATCAGCGCGAGCGTCAGATCGATCTCGGCCATCAGGTTGCGGATGACGCGCTCCACGCCGGTCTGGCCCGCGACCGCGAGCCCGTAGGCATAGGGCCGGCCCAGCAGGACGGCGTTCGCGCCTAGGGCGAGCGCCTTGATGACGTCGGCGCCGCGCCGGATCCCGCTGTCCATCAGCACCACCGTGTTGTCTCCCAGCGCGTCGCGAACCTCGACCAGCGCATCGAGCGCCGCGACGGCCCCATCCACCTGCCGGCCACCGTGGTTGGAAACGATGACGCCCTGAAATCCGGCGTCGAGGACTCGCCGCGCGTCGTCGGCTCGCAGGACGCCCTTGGCGAGCAAAGGCAGGCGGGTCCGTTCGCGGAGCCACGCGAGGTCGTCCCAGCGTAGGCCCAGGTTGGAGAACATCCCGACCATGGCCGCTCCAGCGCCCCGCGGATCCTCTTCCGGCGAGACCGAAAGGCGCGAACGAAACACCGGGTCGCTGGTGAATTGGCCGATGCCTTCGCCGAGGATGAACGGCAGGTACTGGTTTGCGAGATCCCGAACGCGCCAGCCCAGCTGCAGCGTGTCCAGGGTCAGGACGATCGCGGCATAGCCGGCCGCCTCCGCCCGGTGCACCAGGCTGGCCACCACCTCGCGGTCGTTCACCCAGTAGAGCTGATACCAGCGCGGCGCCGCGCCCATCGCCTCGGCGATCGCCTCCATCGGTGATGACGCTGCGGTACTGACGACCCATGGAACGCCTGAGGCCGCTGAGGCACGGGCGACCGCGAGGTCGCCGTCGGAACGGGCGGCGGCGAGCACGCCGACCGGCGCCAGAAAAAACGGCGCCGGCGACGACGTACCGAGCACGGTGACGTGGAGATCTCGCTGCTCGTTGCCGGCGAGCATCGCGGGACGCAAACGCCAGCGCCCGAAGGCGTCCAGGTTGGCCCGCATCGTCGACTCGCCGCCGGCACCGCCGGCGATGTAGTCGAAGGGGCCCGGCTCGAGGACCGCTTTGGCTCGGCGTTCCCACTCATCCGGGTCGAGGGGAAGGTCGTCCGCGCTACTGACGTAGATCTCGGCCTGCGTCGCCGGCCCAAACGGAAACGATGTCTCGGGCATCGATCAGCTGGAGACGGGCCTGGCCGGACCGCGACGCGCGCGATGCGGCTCGTCTCGCAGGTCGATGGTGATGTTCGTGGCGCGGCAGCTCGCCAGCAGCGTGCCGTCCTCGTCATGCAGCTCGGACGCGGCGAAGGTCACTCGTCGAGTCTTGCGCACGACCCAGCCGGTCGCGCGGATTCGCCCCGGCCGGGTCGGCCGATAGAACTCCGTCCTCAGGTCGGCGGTGAGGTAGACCTCGTCCCGGTCGAGAAGGCTCCAGGTCGCGCTGCCCATGGCGCTGTCGAGGATGGCGGTCACCATGCCGCCGTGGACGATCCAGCCGTCGCCCGCCGGAAATGCCTGATCGCTGTTCGGCTCCCACTCCAGCACGGCGCGTCCTGCCTCGAGCTCGGCACGCCGCCAGCCGAGCGCATTCCAGATCCCCGGCTCCCCCGGCGTTGGTTGTTGCCACGAGTCCATTTCTGCGAACCGCTCGCCAGGGCGAAAGCCAGTGTCCGCGGTTGTCATGACGCGGTCCGCGTCCGTTCTTGTTCCACCAGCACACGGCGCAGGATTTTCCCCGAAGGGCTCTTCGGGATCTGACTCACGATCTCGAGCTGCCGGATCTTCTTGTACGGCGCCACCTGCTGGTTCACGAATGCGATCAGCTCGTCCGGCGTGACGGCACCCTTGAGCACGACCAGCGCCTTTGGTACTTCGCCGGCTTCCCGATCGGGGCATGGGATCACCGCGGCGTCGGCCACGGCCGGGTGCGTGAGGAGAAGTCCCTCGAGCTCGGCGGGCGCGACCTGGTATCCCTTGTACTTGATGAGCTCCTTGAGCCGGTCCACGACATGCAGGTAGCCATCGGCATCCACGGACCCGATGTCCCCGGTATGCAGCCAACCTTGCGCATCGAGCATGGCCGCGGTCGCCTCCGGATTGTTGAGGTACCCCGTCATCACCTGGGGTCCGCGGATCCACACTTCCCCTTGCCCTCCCGGTCCTAGCTCGGCCCCGCTCGCGGGATCCATGACCTTGCATTCCGTGTTCGGGATGAGGAGGCCGGCCGAGCCGCCGCGCCGCTTCAAGGGCTCGACGGGCGTGGTCGACACCACGGGGCTCGTTTCGGTGAGCCCGTATCCCTGGGCGACGAAGCATTTCAGGCGGTCGCCGCACGCCTGCTCAACATTGGCGTCGAGCGGGGCGGCGCCCGAGTTGATCGAGAGCAAGGCGTGCAGGTCATATCGGGCGACCAATGGGTGCTTGGCCAGGGCCAGAACGATGGGTGGCACGACGTTGGCGCGCGTGATCGCGTAGTCCTGCATCAGCCGGAGGAAGAGTTCCAGGTCGAAGCGGGGCATGGTGACGATGGTCACGCCCTGGTAGAGGCTGATGTTCAGCAGCACCGTGAAGCCGTAGATGTGGTAGAAGGGCAGGACCGCGATCGAGCGTTCGTCCTCGGTGGCCTGAACGACCGCGGAGGTCTGCACGATGTTCGCGACCAGGTTTCGGTGGGTGAGCATGACACCCTTCGGCAGGCCGGTCGTCCCGCTCGAGTAGGGCAGCGCCACGAGGTCCTTCCGGGGATCGATCGCCACGGTCGGGACCGCGTCCTCCGCTTCCATCAACGCCGCGAACGGCGTGGCCCCTGGCGCCTCGCCAAAGACGAAAATCTCCTCGACCTTTGCCTGGCGTGCCGCCTCGAGCGCGTGGTCGAGGAGTTGGGGGACGGTGACGAGGTACTTCGCTTTGGCGTCGTTGAGCTGAAGCGCGAGCTCGCGAGGCGTCGACAATGGATTTGAGGTCGTCGCGATCCCACCAAGCGTGGCGACCCCGTGCAAGGCGACCGCGTACTCGGGAACGTTCGGGCTGTAGATCGCGAAGACGTCGCCTTTTTTGAACCCACGGCGCGCGAGGCTGGCCGCCACCCGGCGGACTGACCTGGCCAACTCTGCGTACGTGAGCGTGCGTCCGGTCGGCCCATCGATCAGCGCCGGCTTGTTCCCCAGCGCGGCGGCACCGGCGAGCACGAAGGCCGGCAGCGAGATATCCGGGATGTCGACATCCGGGTAGGGGCTTCGGAAGATCACGTGCGCATCCCGGTCAGCTCCATGCGCGGAGCGTAGCGTGTCCCTTCAAGAGGTTGCGCGCGATCGACCGTCGCTGGATCTCATCGGTTCCCTCGTAAATCCGGTAGACGCGCACATCGCGCATCACGCGTTCGATCGGCATCTCTTTCGTGTAGCCCATCCCGCCGTGGATCTGCATCACCCGGTCGACGACCCGCCAGATCATGCCGGCGCCCGCCAGCTTCGCCATCGACGCCTCGTGCCGAGCGTCCCCACCCTGGTCGGCCTTCCAGGCGGCATTGAGCACCAGCCACTTCACCTGCTCGATCTCGACGGCGCTGTCGGCCAGCATCCACTGGATCGCCTGGTACTCGGCGATCGGGCGGCCAAACGCGATCCGCTGGCGCGAATAATCCAGCGCCATCTCGAGCAGCCGTTGCGCCTGGCCGATGGCCCGGGCCGGGATGATGATCCGGCCCTGGCCAATCCAGGCCATGGCGAGCTGGAAGCCCTTTCCGACTTCACCGAGGACGTTGTCATCGGGGACGCGGACCCCGTCGAAGCTGATCTCCGCCGGCCGCCACGCGCCCATCGTCTGGATCGGCTGGCTGCTCCATCCCATCGCTCGATCAACGAGGAACGCGGTGACGCCACCCTGGTGACCCTTCCCCCTGTCGGTGACGGCAAAGACGATCGCGAAGTCCGCTTCGAGACCATTCGTGATGAAGACCTTCCGGCCGTTGAGGACCCAGTCCGAGCCGTCGCGGACCGCCGGCATCTGGATGTTGGTCGCGTCCGAGCCGGTGTCGGGCTCGGTCAACGCAAAGCAACTTGTTCGATCGCCGTCGATGGTGGGGCAGAGGTACCGCTGCTTTTGCTCGGCGTTGCAAGAGTAAAGAATGTTATCCGCGTGTCCTCCGTAAGAGAAGGGGATCAGCGCTCTCGACG is part of the Candidatus Dormiibacterota bacterium genome and harbors:
- a CDS encoding alpha-hydroxy-acid oxidizing protein — translated: MPETSFPFGPATQAEIYVSSADDLPLDPDEWERRAKAVLEPGPFDYIAGGAGGESTMRANLDAFGRWRLRPAMLAGNEQRDLHVTVLGTSSPAPFFLAPVGVLAAARSDGDLAVARASAASGVPWVVSTAASSPMEAIAEAMGAAPRWYQLYWVNDREVVASLVHRAEAAGYAAIVLTLDTLQLGWRVRDLANQYLPFILGEGIGQFTSDPVFRSRLSVSPEEDPRGAGAAMVGMFSNLGLRWDDLAWLRERTRLPLLAKGVLRADDARRVLDAGFQGVIVSNHGGRQVDGAVAALDALVEVRDALGDNTVVLMDSGIRRGADVIKALALGANAVLLGRPYAYGLAVAGQTGVERVIRNLMAEIDLTLALIGGRDVKALDRSWITLRP
- a CDS encoding carboxylesterase/lipase family protein, translating into MSIAAGNFVVTTRQGRVRGHVTDGVAAFKGIPYALPPFGPNRFQPPRPPQTWDGVRDALEYGRVAPQPPYAPPFDQLLGDQGRPREDCLNLNVWTPDPSSGGLPVMVWIHGGAFVRGSGALPTYDGTRFARDGVVCVTLNYRLGADGFLYLGDGIANRGLLDQIAALQWVQENIRAFGGDPARVTIFGESAGAFSVATLLSMPRAEGLFQRAIAQSGAGHHTSSLATAQLVGRNLADKLGVAPTMPSIAAVPLDRLVEAQAALGQELAIRPDPARWGEVAANGMIFEPVVDGEVVPARPIERVVAGASADIELMVGTTTEEWRFFLVPGGAIDRVTADRLSSMARVMGLDVEQALPVYRASRPQATAGDLLAAMITDWFFRIPAIRLAEAHAKNGGSTHMYEFAWRSPLFDGRFGAAHAVEIGFVFDNLRREGAMGLAGDRPPQALADVMHRAWVGFATNGSPGWSPYHSLTRSVMRFDEAGGKVVNDPAANERQLWDSIR
- a CDS encoding DinB family protein, with product MSKPNRAELITRYREGPAVLADAVSRLSERQLDHKPADGGFSAREVVHHTADSEMTSAIRLRRLVAEDNPQITGYDPDLFAARLHYARRPVQPSLDAIRAARESTASILEALSEAEWERAGTHSELGAYSVDKWLEIYAAHCHDHADQARRAAEGAD
- a CDS encoding 4-coumarate--CoA ligase family protein, translating into MIFRSPYPDVDIPDISLPAFVLAGAAALGNKPALIDGPTGRTLTYAELARSVRRVAASLARRGFKKGDVFAIYSPNVPEYAVALHGVATLGGIATTSNPLSTPRELALQLNDAKAKYLVTVPQLLDHALEAARQAKVEEIFVFGEAPGATPFAALMEAEDAVPTVAIDPRKDLVALPYSSGTTGLPKGVMLTHRNLVANIVQTSAVVQATEDERSIAVLPFYHIYGFTVLLNISLYQGVTIVTMPRFDLELFLRLMQDYAITRANVVPPIVLALAKHPLVARYDLHALLSINSGAAPLDANVEQACGDRLKCFVAQGYGLTETSPVVSTTPVEPLKRRGGSAGLLIPNTECKVMDPASGAELGPGGQGEVWIRGPQVMTGYLNNPEATAAMLDAQGWLHTGDIGSVDADGYLHVVDRLKELIKYKGYQVAPAELEGLLLTHPAVADAAVIPCPDREAGEVPKALVVLKGAVTPDELIAFVNQQVAPYKKIRQLEIVSQIPKSPSGKILRRVLVEQERTRTAS
- a CDS encoding MaoC/PaaZ C-terminal domain-containing protein, whose amino-acid sequence is MTGPLLAARPDLESGSVLPDLRKPPITKMQLVKYAGASGDFNLIHTDDETARTVGLEGVIAHGMLSMAFLGEYLCWLAGPESVRRLSVRFVEMVRPGDTLTCRARVKEQTTRDAGRRLHLEVWAENQRAERVTVGEAEVDIT
- a CDS encoding MaoC family dehydratase N-terminal domain-containing protein — translated: MDHPPALTSELIGRESEVALFEVERGAIRKFADAVQDQTPSCVRGDIAPPTFPTTFRMTIPGVTFDLARVLHGAQEYRYEKPLRAGDRVRCRVRVANVYRRQGRLGEMTFLILRMEGTDESDSPVFSGTTTAILR
- a CDS encoding PaaI family thioesterase is translated as MDSWQQPTPGEPGIWNALGWRRAELEAGRAVLEWEPNSDQAFPAGDGWIVHGGMVTAILDSAMGSATWSLLDRDEVYLTADLRTEFYRPTRPGRIRATGWVVRKTRRVTFAASELHDEDGTLLASCRATNITIDLRDEPHRARRGPARPVSS
- a CDS encoding SRPBCC family protein is translated as MPVDVLTETVIDRPPAQVAAYAGDPSNAPRWYVNIKSVEWKTPPPMRIGSQLAFVAQFLGRRLAYTYEVIDLVPGRRLVMKTAQGAFPMETTYTWEPVGERQTRMTLRNRGEPAGFSKIAAPFMAAAMRRANRKDLALLKMLLERPA
- a CDS encoding nuclear transport factor 2 family protein: MSESNARTKTESRAVALARSHLEAWTNHDFDTVRGNLAKDVQFYSPAANLVGIDEYMDAPRGLTQFARQVVPGSLRLIATMGDERNALIMYEVSTEGGPIGPKLLPSAQTWLLDDDGKIKVERMVSYVASRAI
- a CDS encoding SRPBCC domain-containing protein, with the translated sequence MIDAQAIEIHRRLPAPIGEVFRWWTEPDLLQEWMTPIGTIEADVDLRVGGRLRIVMKGEGRVIEHTGEYLEIDPPRRLVFTWVSPYTGSVPSVITVELSDAGDGLTDLRLVHAQLPDEAARWHRGGWDAMLDRLGGRLHEKEGLYRAG
- a CDS encoding alpha/beta hydrolase, producing MNGIQLAYQIFGTGSPLVLLHGGFGSVEMFGPNVELLAGGHRVIGVDLQSHGRSPAVDRPMRFETMADDIAALIAELKLERAAIMGFSLGGAVALRTAIQHPELVERLALVSTVFKRSGWYPEMTASMDAMGPEVAEPLKQSPMYEA
- a CDS encoding LLM class F420-dependent oxidoreductase, whose product is MNGMPFFGYHMPSFTFPGVPPDQLFDHAAGLARSAENAGFELVTVMDHFYQITPIGKEEEPMLEAYSTLGALARETSRIRLATLVTGVTYRNPALVAKMVTTLDVISKGRMICGIGAAWNESEHVGFGFPFPPIRERMDRLDEALNIIKLMFTQERPSFSGTHYRIDRALNNPRPLQPGGPKIMVGGGGEKRTLRLVARYADMSHWFGPLADIKRKIEILNRYCEEEGRDPGTITKTMGSPVVLVENEGQVKTVMERMPPERRVMFQPATPEQAAEILQDFIAAGIEGFTFGNPTMRTPDEFERARRLIAAVTKA
- the fabG gene encoding 3-oxoacyl-ACP reductase FabG; translation: MSGRFEGQTALVTGGGRGIGAATATRFAADGAKVVISDLDLEPAEAVAAQIRSHGAAALAVACDVTDRLSVEALVDRAVKEYASLDILVTCAGILRDNLVHKMTDSDWDLVVDTHLKGTFLCAQAAQRVMVPARRGKMVFLSSNSALGNRGQVNYSAAKAGIQGMARTLAIELGPFNINVNTVAPGFIETRMTQAVAQRTGIDYADLKKAAAERTPLRRIGRADDIAGVITFLCSDDASFVTGQTIYATGGP
- a CDS encoding metalloregulator ArsR/SmtB family transcription factor, giving the protein MVEYSTRQLDAVYAAIAHPVRRRVLDQLRPRDATVTQIAAAHPISLAAVSKHIRVLEDAHLVRRTIVGREHRLTLEPAPLASAAGWLGTYRQFWEERLDLLEARLRARKRR